A region from the Solibacillus sp. FSL H8-0523 genome encodes:
- a CDS encoding metal-sensitive transcriptional regulator: protein MQSNDAVPETHEVSCRKSHHPEQVKKDLTTRLNRVEGQIRGIKGMIEKDVYCDDIITQLSATQSALNSVAKILLEGHLKGCVVDRLNEGDVEVLDELVVTIQKLMKK from the coding sequence ATGCAGAGTAATGATGCAGTACCAGAAACGCATGAAGTAAGCTGTCGCAAGAGTCATCATCCTGAGCAAGTGAAGAAAGATTTAACGACGAGGCTCAACCGTGTGGAAGGCCAAATCCGTGGCATTAAAGGCATGATTGAAAAAGACGTTTACTGTGATGATATTATTACGCAGTTATCGGCAACTCAATCGGCGCTCAATAGTGTGGCGAAAATTTTGCTTGAAGGTCATTTAAAGGGCTGTGTCGTCGATCGTTTAAACGAAGGCGACGTCGAAGTGTTAGATGAGCTTGTTGTCACGATTCAAAAATTAATGAAAAAATAA
- the copZ gene encoding copper chaperone CopZ, protein MENVTLNVQGMTCGHCVKAVETNVGALAGVQEVNVDLAEAKVTVAFDESAVTVDQIKETIDEQGFDVL, encoded by the coding sequence ATGGAAAACGTAACATTAAATGTACAAGGTATGACGTGTGGTCATTGTGTGAAAGCTGTAGAAACAAATGTTGGTGCTTTAGCAGGTGTACAGGAAGTAAATGTGGATTTAGCAGAAGCGAAAGTGACAGTAGCATTTGACGAGTCAGCAGTAACAGTTGATCAAATTAAAGAAACAATCGACGAGCAAGGCTTCGACGTGCTGTAA
- a CDS encoding methyl-accepting chemotaxis protein, which translates to MSTATINQQDEALQTIVRFAPMIKKLFTADVYLSVSNLTHVLIEIPSAELNTPSVVDNRPLTEQDPMITAMRSNRPQILNLPKELYGMDLKIAVVPITNAASKVVGSLGISSSIQNRVDLVEIAEKFALSSADIGASTLQLTSSADHLSTYMNTISTAQSNLNNQVNDSAKILDMINTVAKSTRILGFNAGIEAARSGEHGKGFAVVAKEITKLADQSGDAVTEIRQLLDAMKEKVNEVSESVERTLEISETQSSTIHVISNSIRELTAVAEQIDELASKI; encoded by the coding sequence ATGAGTACTGCAACGATAAATCAGCAAGACGAAGCATTACAGACTATTGTTCGTTTTGCACCAATGATTAAAAAATTATTCACAGCGGATGTTTATTTGTCCGTTTCAAATTTAACGCACGTTTTAATAGAAATCCCCTCTGCTGAATTAAACACACCTTCAGTTGTTGATAATCGGCCATTAACTGAACAAGATCCGATGATTACGGCTATGCGAAGTAATCGTCCTCAAATCTTAAACCTTCCAAAAGAATTGTATGGGATGGATTTAAAAATAGCGGTTGTCCCAATTACGAATGCAGCTAGTAAGGTCGTTGGTAGCCTTGGTATTAGCTCAAGCATTCAAAATCGTGTGGATTTAGTTGAAATTGCAGAAAAATTTGCGCTTTCCTCTGCCGATATCGGTGCATCCACATTACAACTAACTTCTTCTGCTGATCATTTATCTACATATATGAATACGATTTCGACAGCACAAAGTAATTTAAACAACCAAGTAAATGACTCGGCGAAAATTTTAGACATGATCAATACCGTAGCAAAAAGCACGCGTATTTTAGGATTTAACGCAGGGATTGAGGCGGCTCGTTCAGGTGAGCACGGTAAAGGTTTCGCAGTTGTCGCAAAGGAAATCACAAAGCTTGCCGACCAAAGTGGCGATGCCGTAACGGAAATCCGTCAGCTGCTGGATGCCATGAAGGAAAAGGTAAATGAAGTATCGGAATCAGTTGAACGAACATTAGAAATTTCTGAAACGCAGTCTTCTACGATTCATGTC
- a CDS encoding heavy metal translocating P-type ATPase: MATKEVTLQVTGMTCAACSTRIEKGLNRMDGIEAATVNLALEKATVTYDNQALKPEQIEQKIQALGYDVIKDKVELNITGMTCAACSARIEKVLGKLDGVAVANVNLALEKATVEFNPSQVTLSDIIKRIEKIGFGAEKVVEGEPVDHRERAIKKQQWKFTIAAILSLPLLWTMVGHFSWTNFLYVPDVLMNPWVQLVLATPVQFVIGWQFYVGAYKALRNGSANMDVLVVMGTSAAYFYSIYQMFVHAGTNHMPHLYFETSAVLITLILLGKLFEARAKGKSSQAIKQLMGMQAKSATVVRDGVEQQIALEHVQIGDILRIKPGEKIPVDGEVLSGVSAVDESMLTGESLPVEKQVGDLLYGATINKNGALEIKALKVGSDTALAQIIKIVEAAQGSKAPIQRLADKISSIFVPVVVGIAVVTFISWWLITGDFTSAFEATIAVLVIACPCALGLATPTSIMAGSGRAAQFGILFKGGEHLEQTGFIDTVVVDKTGTVTNGQPVLTDVIVLEGFNEQDVLAKVATAENASEHPLAEAIVQGVKARGISLEQATDFQAIPGLGIEANVAGVHVFVGTRKLMASRNVTLLDTVEEQLITYEQDGKTAMLIAIEGQLAGMIAVADTVKATSKEAVARLHALGLKVVMLTGDNVRTAQKIAVEVGIDEVIAEVLPEQKAQQVEKLQQQGNKVAMVGDGINDAPALAVADIGMAVGTGTDVAMEAADITLIRGDLNSIADAILMSRKTMTNIKQNLFWAFAYNVIGIPIAALGFLAPWLAGAAMAFSSVSVVLNALRLQRVKL; the protein is encoded by the coding sequence ATGGCGACAAAAGAAGTGACGCTACAAGTAACAGGGATGACCTGTGCGGCGTGCTCGACGCGTATTGAAAAAGGCTTAAATCGCATGGATGGCATTGAAGCGGCAACCGTCAATTTAGCCTTAGAAAAAGCAACCGTAACTTATGACAATCAAGCATTAAAACCCGAGCAAATTGAGCAAAAAATCCAAGCGCTAGGCTATGATGTGATAAAAGACAAAGTGGAACTTAATATTACCGGCATGACGTGTGCGGCGTGCTCCGCGCGTATCGAAAAAGTGCTAGGCAAATTAGATGGCGTGGCCGTAGCCAATGTCAACTTAGCGCTTGAAAAAGCAACCGTTGAATTTAATCCATCACAAGTGACGTTGTCAGATATTATCAAGCGCATTGAAAAAATCGGCTTTGGCGCAGAAAAGGTTGTTGAAGGAGAGCCGGTTGACCACCGTGAAAGGGCGATTAAAAAGCAACAATGGAAGTTTACTATTGCGGCTATTTTATCACTCCCACTGCTGTGGACGATGGTTGGGCATTTTTCATGGACGAACTTTTTATATGTGCCAGATGTTTTAATGAATCCGTGGGTACAACTCGTACTCGCAACGCCTGTGCAATTTGTTATCGGTTGGCAGTTTTATGTCGGAGCATATAAAGCGCTACGTAATGGCTCTGCGAATATGGATGTTCTCGTGGTTATGGGAACGAGCGCGGCGTATTTTTATAGTATTTATCAAATGTTTGTGCATGCGGGGACAAATCATATGCCGCATTTATACTTTGAAACCAGTGCGGTACTGATTACACTCATATTGCTTGGGAAATTGTTCGAAGCACGTGCGAAAGGCAAGTCCTCACAAGCAATTAAGCAACTGATGGGCATGCAAGCAAAATCCGCAACAGTCGTGCGTGATGGCGTGGAGCAGCAAATTGCGCTCGAGCATGTGCAAATTGGCGATATCTTACGAATTAAACCGGGTGAAAAAATCCCAGTGGACGGCGAAGTGCTTTCAGGAGTATCAGCCGTCGATGAATCAATGCTAACGGGGGAAAGCTTGCCGGTTGAAAAACAGGTAGGCGATTTACTGTATGGGGCAACGATCAATAAAAACGGGGCACTTGAAATCAAAGCATTAAAAGTTGGCTCTGACACCGCGCTTGCACAAATTATTAAAATTGTGGAAGCGGCACAAGGTTCAAAGGCACCGATTCAACGTTTGGCTGATAAAATTTCAAGTATTTTCGTGCCAGTTGTTGTAGGCATCGCGGTCGTGACCTTTATTAGCTGGTGGCTGATCACGGGTGACTTTACATCGGCATTTGAAGCAACGATTGCCGTACTTGTCATTGCTTGTCCGTGTGCGTTAGGGCTTGCGACACCAACGTCCATTATGGCGGGATCTGGGCGTGCGGCGCAGTTCGGTATTTTATTTAAGGGCGGCGAACATTTAGAACAAACCGGTTTTATTGATACTGTTGTTGTCGATAAAACAGGCACCGTAACTAATGGCCAGCCAGTGTTAACTGATGTGATCGTGTTGGAAGGCTTCAACGAGCAAGATGTCCTTGCAAAAGTCGCTACAGCGGAAAATGCCTCTGAGCACCCATTAGCAGAAGCGATTGTGCAAGGGGTGAAAGCGCGCGGTATTTCGCTTGAGCAAGCAACAGATTTTCAAGCGATTCCGGGTCTAGGGATTGAAGCAAACGTAGCGGGTGTGCATGTATTTGTGGGGACTAGAAAGCTAATGGCTTCACGAAATGTTACGCTTTTAGATACAGTCGAAGAGCAATTAATCACTTACGAGCAAGATGGTAAAACAGCGATGCTGATCGCGATCGAAGGCCAACTCGCTGGTATGATTGCGGTGGCGGATACGGTGAAGGCTACCTCAAAAGAGGCGGTTGCCCGGTTACATGCGCTTGGCTTAAAAGTCGTGATGCTGACAGGGGATAATGTACGCACCGCTCAAAAAATCGCAGTAGAAGTTGGAATTGATGAAGTCATCGCCGAAGTATTACCAGAGCAAAAAGCACAGCAAGTTGAAAAGCTACAGCAGCAAGGGAACAAGGTCGCGATGGTTGGGGACGGCATTAACGACGCGCCGGCTTTAGCGGTAGCGGACATCGGGATGGCTGTTGGTACGGGTACTGATGTGGCGATGGAAGCAGCGGATATTACACTCATTCGCGGCGACTTAAACAGTATTGCCGACGCGATTTTAATGAGTCGTAAAACGATGACCAATATTAAGCAAAACCTGTTCTGGGCATTTGCCTATAACGTCATCGGCATTCCAATCGCGGCACTTGGCTTCTTAGCACCTTGGCTCGCTGGGGCGGCTATGGCATTTAGTTCGGTGTCGGTTGTGCTAAATGCACTGCGCTTGCAACGCGTGAAATTATAG
- a CDS encoding carbonic anhydrase, with protein sequence MSKLVAEVIQANEQYVENFGDKGGLALPPARHFAVLTCMDARLDPAKFAGLAEGDAHVIRNAGGRASDDAIRSLVISYKLLGTKEWFVIHHTDCGMELFTNEIMGNLLASSLDTATFDGKWKDIGTTPGSNEGKEIDFLTISNLADSVVEDVAKVRNHPLVPPSIPVYGYIYDVKTGRLIEVEEATKVGTVK encoded by the coding sequence ATGAGTAAATTAGTTGCAGAAGTGATTCAGGCAAATGAGCAATACGTAGAAAATTTCGGAGATAAGGGAGGACTTGCCTTACCTCCTGCACGTCACTTTGCGGTTTTGACATGTATGGATGCGCGTTTAGATCCAGCAAAATTTGCAGGGTTAGCAGAGGGAGATGCACATGTAATTCGTAATGCGGGAGGCCGTGCGAGTGATGACGCGATTCGTTCATTAGTCATTTCTTATAAACTGCTTGGAACAAAGGAATGGTTTGTCATTCATCACACTGATTGCGGCATGGAATTATTTACGAATGAGATTATGGGCAACTTATTAGCATCAAGCTTAGATACAGCAACATTCGATGGTAAGTGGAAAGATATTGGGACAACGCCAGGTTCTAATGAAGGGAAAGAAATTGATTTTTTAACAATTAGTAATTTAGCAGATAGTGTTGTAGAGGATGTTGCAAAAGTTCGTAATCATCCATTAGTCCCACCGTCAATCCCGGTGTATGGATATATTTACGATGTGAAAACAGGTCGTTTAATTGAAGTGGAAGAAGCGACAAAAGTAGGTACGGTAAAGTAA